The following proteins are encoded in a genomic region of Rubrobacter xylanophilus DSM 9941:
- a CDS encoding amidohydrolase family protein produces MLRGIPLIDAHVHAARIPTLKESWKDWAARYGSPSMKELYDREGTLVPERFDRYMEEEGVDVAVLFCEYSPKATGIQPIEDLFPILEHNPERFLPMANLNPHYHYPPVAELKRQLSFGAVGLKLHPVHGGFAPNDRMLYPVYAFCEAEGVPVVFHCGTSVFPGSTNRYADPALMEDVARDFPGLTIVLAHGGRGWWYDAAAFLTLMRENVWIEISGLPPKKLPEYYRNHGLERLARKMIFGTDWPGVPGPRANAEALFGLGLDQKTLRLVLCENALRVYRFPEGVRRRLGEGS; encoded by the coding sequence GTGCTCCGCGGTATCCCGCTCATAGACGCCCACGTGCACGCCGCCAGGATCCCCACCCTGAAGGAGTCCTGGAAGGACTGGGCCGCCCGCTACGGATCGCCCTCCATGAAGGAGCTCTACGACCGGGAGGGCACCCTCGTCCCGGAGCGCTTCGACCGCTACATGGAGGAGGAGGGCGTGGACGTGGCGGTGCTCTTCTGCGAGTACAGCCCGAAGGCCACCGGCATACAACCCATCGAGGACCTCTTCCCGATCCTGGAGCACAACCCCGAGCGCTTTCTCCCGATGGCGAACCTGAACCCGCACTACCACTACCCCCCGGTGGCCGAGCTGAAGCGGCAGCTCTCCTTCGGCGCCGTGGGCCTGAAGCTGCACCCGGTGCACGGCGGGTTCGCCCCGAACGACCGGATGCTCTACCCGGTCTACGCCTTCTGCGAGGCGGAGGGGGTCCCGGTGGTCTTCCACTGCGGCACCAGCGTCTTCCCCGGCTCCACCAACCGCTACGCCGACCCGGCCCTCATGGAGGACGTGGCGCGGGACTTCCCGGGGCTGACCATCGTGCTCGCCCACGGCGGACGCGGCTGGTGGTACGACGCCGCCGCCTTCCTGACCCTGATGCGGGAGAACGTCTGGATCGAGATCAGCGGCCTCCCCCCGAAGAAGCTCCCCGAATACTACAGAAACCACGGCCTGGAGCGGCTGGCGAGAAAGATGATCTTCGGTACCGACTGGCCCGGCGTCCCCGGACCCCGCGCTAACGCCGAGGCCCTCTTCGGGCTCGGCCTGGACCAGAAGACCCTGCGGCTCGTCCTCTGCGAGAACGCCCTGCGCGTCTACCGCTTCCCCGAAGGCGTCCGCCGCAGGCTCGGAGAGGGGAGTTGA
- a CDS encoding NAD(P)-dependent alcohol dehydrogenase, producing MRITAAVAREKERPFSVEELELEGPRAGEVLVRVVATGMCHTDLICRDQWYPVPLPCVLGHEGAGVVEEVGEGVTKVEPGDRVVLTFASCGKCATCLRGKPSYCLNFFALNFGGARLDGSSPISADGASVHGHFFGQSSFATHALATERNVVKVPGDAPLEILGPLGCGVQTGAGAVLNTLHPEAGSSIVVFGTGAVGLSAIMAARIAGCTTIVGVDVRPGRLELARELGATHALNGAETDAVKAVKEITGGGADFSLETTAVPAVLRQAIDALGPLGTCGVIGAARLGTEAAFDMNDVLVPGKTIRGIVEGDSVPDVFIPRLVKLHAQGRFPLDRLVRFYDLGDINEAARDAEEGGAVKPVLRVGRG from the coding sequence ATGAGGATCACGGCGGCCGTTGCCCGCGAGAAGGAACGTCCTTTCTCCGTGGAGGAGCTGGAGCTCGAGGGGCCGCGCGCCGGGGAGGTGCTCGTGCGCGTAGTGGCCACCGGGATGTGCCACACGGACCTGATCTGCCGCGACCAGTGGTACCCGGTGCCCCTCCCCTGCGTCCTCGGCCACGAGGGCGCAGGGGTCGTGGAGGAGGTCGGCGAGGGCGTTACCAAGGTGGAGCCCGGGGACCGGGTGGTGCTCACCTTCGCCTCCTGCGGCAAGTGCGCCACCTGCCTGCGGGGCAAGCCCTCCTACTGCCTGAACTTCTTCGCCCTCAACTTCGGCGGCGCGCGTCTGGACGGCTCGAGCCCCATCAGCGCCGATGGGGCCTCCGTGCACGGGCACTTCTTCGGGCAGTCCTCCTTCGCCACCCACGCCCTGGCCACGGAGCGCAACGTGGTGAAGGTACCGGGTGACGCGCCGCTGGAGATCCTGGGCCCCTTGGGGTGCGGCGTCCAGACCGGCGCGGGCGCGGTGCTGAACACCCTCCATCCGGAGGCGGGCTCCAGCATCGTGGTCTTCGGCACGGGCGCGGTGGGGCTGAGCGCGATCATGGCCGCCAGGATCGCCGGCTGCACCACGATCGTCGGGGTGGACGTGAGGCCGGGGCGGCTGGAGCTGGCCCGCGAGCTCGGCGCCACGCACGCGCTGAACGGGGCCGAGACGGACGCCGTGAAGGCCGTGAAGGAGATAACGGGCGGCGGCGCGGACTTCTCCCTGGAGACCACGGCGGTGCCCGCCGTGCTGCGCCAGGCGATCGACGCCCTGGGACCGCTGGGGACCTGCGGCGTGATCGGGGCCGCCCGTCTCGGGACGGAGGCGGCCTTCGATATGAACGACGTGCTGGTGCCCGGAAAGACCATACGCGGGATAGTAGAGGGCGACTCGGTGCCCGACGTGTTTATCCCGCGCCTCGTGAAGCTGCACGCGCAGGGGCGCTTCCCGCTGGACCGGCTCGTGAGGTTCTACGACCTCGGGGATATCAACGAGGCCGCGCGCGACGCCGAAGAGGGCGGGGCGGTCAAGCCCGTCCTGCGCGTGGGCCGGGGGTAG